In Brevibacterium zhoupengii, the following are encoded in one genomic region:
- the hemA gene encoding glutamyl-tRNA reductase, with product MTLLVLGISHQSAPIDMLDALAFGTGEVGALRDDALAGDNVEGLAVLSTCNRLELIADVTAFHGGLADLGNALVSSIDKEWQDIAGHFYAHYDTQAQEHLLKVSCGLDSMAIGEAQILGQLRSTFTESLSAGALTSDLSHALQQSLRVGKRAHSETGLDEVARSLFSAALEAAQAHIGSLRAANALVIGAGAMSGLVVSGLHKEGVAQTTVLNRTVDKAERLVAEVGGRARELTSRILAEEIADADLIISCTGAREVVVTREDIQAGLSQNPKGAANKAFVDLALPHDIDPTVREFEHVALFGLGEIRTMLTSSANQRDAAVVETVEAVRAIITEELAKLESGAKERAVAPTVTALRSHAKEVLAAETKRLEKKIGAEVDDKAFAEIRKSLHRVAEKLIHTPTVKVKELAVTDSDVDYAQALMQLFDLPTNKVAHSIAKPETKIATASSANHVEADGVRPVADHTLDIVEPEHFSGRTIRLGTRRSKLARSQSTAIAHQLAALTGWRVEIVEVVTEGDVNMSPLTGFGGTGVFVSAVRQALHQGKIDIAVHSLKDLPTTPEAGIQMAAIPPRVDPADVLIGRDGLSFAELPAGSVVGTGSPRRAVQLRAARPDIEVRGVRGNVDTRIAHVRDGRLDAVVLAAAGVRRIGRLAEATDSLDFDTMLPAPGQGALAVETRGADSPFALDNEVMEADAEVRTQLKRLHDETTDLAVTCERAILSRAEAGCSAPIGALATIQGSDFVVDAVMADDDGKLARTRQVAPLPTTPDVDLDSGSANQLSITGKELARLADELGTAAAEDLLGQLGIDPAQSADHLTPVKVQEQV from the coding sequence TTGACTCTCTTGGTTCTCGGCATTTCCCATCAGTCGGCCCCGATCGACATGCTGGACGCTCTGGCGTTCGGCACCGGTGAGGTCGGAGCACTGCGCGACGACGCACTGGCCGGCGACAACGTGGAGGGACTTGCAGTCCTGTCCACCTGCAACCGCCTCGAGCTCATCGCCGATGTCACGGCCTTCCACGGTGGACTCGCCGACCTCGGCAACGCGCTCGTGTCCTCCATCGACAAGGAATGGCAGGACATCGCCGGGCACTTCTACGCCCACTACGACACTCAGGCCCAGGAACACCTGCTCAAGGTCTCCTGCGGTCTCGACTCGATGGCGATCGGTGAGGCCCAGATCCTGGGACAGCTGCGTTCGACCTTCACCGAATCGCTGTCGGCCGGAGCACTGACCTCAGACCTCTCCCATGCACTGCAGCAGAGCCTGCGGGTGGGCAAGAGAGCCCACTCGGAGACCGGCCTCGACGAGGTCGCCCGTTCACTCTTCAGTGCGGCGCTCGAAGCCGCCCAAGCTCACATCGGCTCCCTGCGAGCCGCGAACGCCCTGGTCATCGGCGCTGGTGCCATGTCGGGCCTCGTCGTCTCCGGACTGCACAAAGAGGGCGTGGCACAGACCACCGTGCTCAACAGGACCGTGGACAAGGCAGAACGCCTCGTCGCCGAGGTGGGCGGTCGTGCGCGCGAACTCACCTCCCGAATCCTGGCAGAGGAGATCGCCGACGCCGACCTCATCATCTCCTGCACCGGTGCCCGGGAAGTCGTCGTCACCCGCGAGGACATCCAAGCTGGTCTGTCCCAGAACCCCAAGGGTGCAGCGAACAAGGCCTTCGTCGACCTCGCCCTGCCCCACGACATCGACCCCACGGTGCGCGAGTTCGAGCATGTGGCACTGTTCGGGCTCGGTGAGATCAGAACCATGCTCACCAGCTCAGCGAACCAGCGCGATGCCGCGGTCGTCGAAACCGTCGAAGCCGTGCGGGCAATCATCACGGAGGAGCTGGCCAAGCTCGAGTCCGGAGCCAAGGAACGCGCCGTTGCACCCACCGTGACCGCCCTGCGCAGCCACGCCAAGGAGGTTCTCGCCGCGGAGACGAAGCGCCTGGAGAAGAAGATCGGCGCCGAAGTCGATGACAAGGCCTTCGCCGAGATCCGCAAGTCCCTGCACCGGGTGGCGGAGAAGCTGATCCACACGCCGACGGTCAAGGTCAAGGAACTGGCCGTAACCGACTCGGACGTCGACTACGCGCAGGCTCTCATGCAGCTCTTCGACCTGCCGACGAACAAGGTCGCCCACTCGATCGCGAAGCCGGAGACCAAGATCGCCACGGCCTCAAGCGCGAATCACGTCGAGGCCGACGGGGTGCGTCCGGTCGCCGACCACACCCTCGACATCGTCGAACCAGAGCACTTCTCCGGTCGCACGATCCGCCTGGGCACCCGCCGGTCGAAGCTCGCACGCTCCCAGTCGACAGCGATCGCACACCAGCTGGCGGCACTGACCGGGTGGCGCGTGGAGATCGTCGAAGTCGTGACTGAAGGTGATGTCAACATGTCGCCCCTGACCGGCTTCGGCGGCACCGGAGTCTTCGTCTCCGCCGTCCGACAGGCCCTGCACCAGGGCAAGATCGACATCGCCGTGCACTCGCTCAAGGACCTGCCCACCACCCCCGAGGCGGGCATCCAGATGGCTGCGATCCCACCGCGGGTCGATCCTGCCGATGTCCTCATCGGTCGCGACGGTCTGAGCTTCGCCGAGCTGCCCGCAGGCAGCGTCGTCGGCACCGGTTCTCCGCGCCGTGCCGTGCAGCTGCGTGCCGCACGCCCCGATATCGAGGTCCGCGGGGTGCGCGGAAACGTCGACACCCGCATCGCCCACGTCCGCGACGGTCGACTCGACGCAGTCGTGCTCGCCGCGGCCGGGGTTCGTCGCATCGGTCGTCTGGCCGAGGCCACCGACTCCCTTGACTTCGATACGATGCTGCCCGCCCCCGGACAGGGAGCCCTGGCGGTTGAGACACGTGGAGCCGACAGCCCGTTCGCCCTCGACAATGAGGTGATGGAGGCAGATGCTGAGGTCCGCACTCAGCTCAAGCGTCTCCACGATGAGACCACCGACCTGGCCGTGACCTGCGAGAGGGCGATCCTCTCTCGTGCCGAAGCCGGATGTTCGGCGCCGATCGGTGCCCTGGCCACGATTCAGGGCTCTGACTTCGTCGTCGATGCCGTCATGGCCGATGACGACGGCAAACTCGCCCGCACCCGCCAGGTCGCCCCGCTGCCCACGACTCCGGATGTGGATCTGGACTCCGGCAGCGCGAATCAGCTGTCCATCACAGGCAAGGAACTCGCCCGGCTCGCCGATGAACTCGGCACCGCAGCCGCCGAGGATCTGCTGGGCCAGCTCGGCATCGATCCCGCCCAGTCCGCGGATCACCTCACCCCTGTCAAAGTCCAGGAGCAGGTATGA
- a CDS encoding bifunctional uroporphyrinogen-III C-methyltransferase/uroporphyrinogen-III synthase, with the protein MTTGQVQPRRLLPVSPRVVFIGSGPGESGLMTIRGADILANAEIVVYDTHVHSEIVTAYVSQATEIIEASQLGATASTRGRKLAELARPDKTVVRLSSDDGILFTTTTAEAAVCRKADVDVEIVPGVGLSAATSAYTGTALTTNRVRSVRFIEAGPQTHVDVSRHRNTTHVFTGAAADHEQAIRALLDDGWDVDTKVLLGWGISTTDQTSVETTLGQALTMAQGGGDRMVVIMGQGVESRGELSWFETKPLFGWQVLIPRTKEQGTSTAEALGELGAVGTVVPTIAVQPPRTPTQMEKAIRGLVDGSYEWVGFTSVNAVRAVRMWFEDFGLDSRSLSGVKVAAVGGRTAASLIDWGITPDLVPDGEHSARGLAAAWPDYVDDIDPMNTVLLPRADIATEVLVAGLLEKGWDPDDVTAYRTVRASPPPAPIREAIKAGDFDAFLFTSSSTVRNLVGIAGKPAATSVICCIGPATANTAAEHGLRVDVLAEEANLTSLIDGLVEFAMSAREEDLAAGTTPTRPSQKRRRKKA; encoded by the coding sequence ATGACAACCGGTCAGGTCCAGCCCCGCCGCCTTCTGCCCGTCTCACCCCGCGTCGTCTTCATCGGCAGCGGCCCCGGTGAGTCGGGTCTGATGACGATCCGCGGCGCCGACATCCTCGCCAACGCTGAGATCGTCGTCTACGACACCCACGTGCACTCCGAGATCGTCACTGCCTACGTATCGCAGGCCACTGAGATCATCGAAGCCAGTCAGCTGGGCGCAACGGCCTCCACCCGCGGCCGCAAGCTCGCGGAGCTGGCTCGACCCGATAAGACCGTGGTGCGGCTGAGCTCCGATGACGGCATCCTGTTCACCACGACGACTGCCGAAGCAGCAGTGTGTCGCAAGGCCGACGTCGATGTCGAGATCGTGCCCGGCGTCGGACTGTCCGCGGCCACCTCCGCCTACACCGGCACCGCCCTGACGACGAACCGCGTCCGCTCGGTCCGCTTCATCGAGGCCGGACCCCAGACACACGTCGATGTCTCCCGCCATCGCAACACCACACACGTGTTCACCGGTGCCGCCGCAGACCACGAACAGGCGATTCGCGCCCTGCTCGACGACGGCTGGGACGTCGATACGAAGGTGCTCCTGGGCTGGGGCATCTCCACGACCGACCAGACGAGCGTGGAGACCACCTTGGGTCAGGCCCTGACGATGGCTCAGGGCGGTGGAGATCGTATGGTGGTGATCATGGGACAGGGCGTGGAATCGCGAGGCGAACTCAGCTGGTTCGAGACCAAACCGCTCTTCGGCTGGCAGGTCCTCATTCCCCGGACGAAGGAACAGGGAACCTCCACCGCCGAGGCGCTCGGAGAGTTGGGTGCCGTCGGCACCGTTGTCCCCACCATCGCCGTTCAGCCCCCGCGTACGCCGACTCAGATGGAGAAGGCCATCCGGGGTCTCGTCGACGGTTCGTATGAATGGGTGGGCTTCACCTCGGTCAACGCTGTCCGTGCCGTGCGCATGTGGTTCGAGGACTTCGGCCTCGACTCCCGCTCACTCTCCGGCGTCAAGGTCGCCGCCGTCGGCGGACGCACCGCCGCCTCACTCATCGATTGGGGCATCACCCCCGATCTTGTACCCGACGGCGAGCACTCGGCACGCGGACTGGCCGCAGCCTGGCCTGACTACGTCGATGACATCGACCCGATGAACACGGTGCTGCTGCCACGTGCAGACATCGCCACCGAGGTCCTCGTGGCCGGCCTCCTCGAGAAGGGCTGGGACCCCGACGACGTCACGGCCTACCGGACCGTGCGAGCCTCACCGCCCCCGGCGCCCATCCGCGAAGCCATCAAGGCAGGCGACTTCGACGCATTCCTCTTCACGTCCTCTTCGACGGTGCGCAACCTCGTCGGGATCGCGGGGAAGCCGGCAGCCACCTCGGTGATCTGCTGCATCGGACCGGCCACGGCCAACACCGCGGCAGAACACGGTCTGCGCGTCGACGTTCTCGCAGAAGAAGCCAACCTCACCTCCCTCATCGACGGATTGGTCGAATTCGCGATGTCCGCACGCGAAGAAGACCTGGCGGCGGGAACCACCCCGACGCGCCCCAGCCAGAAGCGCCGCAGAAAGAAGGCCTGA